In a single window of the Pseudomonas sp. B21-015 genome:
- a CDS encoding (Fe-S)-binding protein, which produces MSELFYNAVPNATRVAPPLPEPRQYPSEKPSRVYLFGTCVVDLFYPEAGMDAIHLLEREGIRVEYPQGQSCCGQPAYTSGYTEQARTVARSQLALFAGDYPVVVPSGSCAGMLREHYADLFKDEPQTLKQVQALAARTYELAEFLLFVCKVQLKDSGEPVKVALHTSCSARREMNTHLHGRELLAQLSNVERVDHSHESECCGFGGTFSVRMPDISGAMVADKTRALKESGAHKVLSADCGCLMNINGSLEKQQEALRGQHLASFLWQRTGGAR; this is translated from the coding sequence ATGAGCGAGCTTTTTTACAACGCCGTGCCGAACGCGACCCGCGTCGCCCCACCACTGCCCGAACCTCGGCAATACCCCAGCGAAAAACCGTCACGGGTTTACCTGTTCGGAACCTGCGTGGTGGATCTGTTCTACCCCGAAGCCGGGATGGACGCGATCCACCTGCTGGAACGCGAGGGCATTCGTGTCGAATACCCGCAAGGGCAGAGCTGCTGCGGGCAACCGGCCTACACCTCGGGTTACACCGAACAGGCCCGGACCGTGGCGCGCTCGCAACTGGCATTGTTTGCCGGGGATTATCCGGTGGTGGTGCCGTCGGGCTCTTGCGCGGGCATGTTGCGCGAACACTATGCCGACTTGTTCAAGGACGAGCCGCAAACGCTGAAACAGGTTCAGGCCCTCGCGGCACGAACTTACGAACTTGCCGAGTTCCTGCTGTTTGTCTGCAAGGTGCAACTCAAGGACAGCGGCGAACCGGTGAAAGTGGCGTTGCACACGTCGTGCTCGGCACGCCGTGAAATGAACACCCACCTGCATGGCCGTGAGTTGTTGGCGCAGCTGAGCAATGTGGAGCGAGTCGACCACAGCCACGAAAGTGAATGCTGTGGCTTTGGTGGGACTTTCAGCGTCCGTATGCCAGATATTTCCGGCGCGATGGTGGCTGACAAGACCCGCGCGTTGAAGGAATCCGGTGCGCACAAGGTACTCAGTGCCGATTGCGGTTGCCTGATGAACATCAACGGCTCGCTGGAGAAACAGCAGGAAGCGTTGCGCGGTCAGCATCTGGCCAGCTTCCTTTGGCAGCGAACCGGAGGTGCCCGATGA